The following are encoded together in the Brassica napus cultivar Da-Ae chromosome A9, Da-Ae, whole genome shotgun sequence genome:
- the LOC106414661 gene encoding transcription factor ORG3-like, translating into MHALGSLLFPNSGWAPTGECESYKLVRDNNDSFLDFPVPKTYGVLHHQTSLGVPVLSEVNGLNNNSVVIKKLNHNANERNRRQKANALFSSLRLCLPRSYQSKKLSNPETVSRSVLYIPELQEEVKKLIQKKEDLLVRVSDQREHYVKPEPKVAASYFSTVFATNLVDNKVTVQISSSKIHNFSIYNVLNGLEEDGFVIVDVSSSSSQEEWLFYTLHLQVDKIDSYKLVCEDLSQRVLYLYEKCGNSFK; encoded by the exons ATGCATGCACTGGGCTCTCTATTGTTCCCAAACTCTGGGTGGGCACCAACGGGAGAGTGCGAGAGCTACAAACTCGTCCGAGATAACAACGACTCATTTCTTGATTTTCCGGTACCGAAGACTTATGGAGTGCTCCATCATCAGACCAGTTTAGGGGTTCCTGTTTTGTCGGAGGTAAATGGATTAAACAACAATTCGGTCGTGATCAAGAAGCTTAATCACAATGCCAATGAGCGTAACCGTCGCCAGAAAGCCAACGCTTTGTTCTCATCTCTTCGTTTATGTCTTCCAAGATCATATCAGTCG AAGAAGCTAAGTAATCCCGAGACCGTTTCGCGGAGTGTGCTGTACATACCTGAGCTGCAAGAGGAAGTGAAGAAGCTAATACAAAAGAAGGAAGACCTCTTGGTGCGGGTATCGGACCAAAGAGAACATTACGTTAAGCCGGAACCAAAGGTGGCTGCTAGTTATTTCTCCACCGTTTTTGCGACTAACCTTGTAGACAACAAAGTGACGGTCCAAATCTCATCGTCCAAGATTCATAATTTTTCGATATATAATGTGTTGAATGGACTAGAAGAAGATGGGTTTGTTATCGTGGATGTTTCATCTTCGAGTTCTCAAGAAGAATGGCTCTTCTACACTTTACATCTTCAAGTAGACAAGATTGATAGTTACAAGCTAGTTTGCGAAGATTTAAGTCAAAGGGTTCTGTACTTGTATGAGAAATGTGGAAACTCGTTTAAATGA
- the LOC106364934 gene encoding transcription factor ORG3 yields MHALDTPLFPNCQWGSMVEYESYNVVGDKYHSNDTFLDFPVPKTVHHQPSLGVSVPSERNGTDNDSVMIKKLNHNANERNRRKKINYLFSSLSSCLPGSNETKKLSIPQTVSRSVQYIPELQEQVKKLKQKKEDLLVRVLGQRERHVKPQPKVVASDVSTVFATMLRDNEVMVQISSSKIHNFSIYHVLSGLEEDGFVLVDVSSSSSRGERLFYTLHLQVDKIDHYKLICEELSQRVLYLYEKCGNSFK; encoded by the exons atgCATGCATTGGACACTCCATTGTTCCCAAACTGTCAGTGGGGGTCGATGGTAGAATACGAGAGCTACAACGTCGTCGGAGATAAGTACCATAGCAACGACACGTTTCTTGATTTTCCAGTACCGAAGACGGTTCATCATCAGCCCAGCTTAGGGGTTTCTGTTCCGTCTGAGAGAAATGGAACAGACAACGATTCGGTCATGATCAAAAAGCTTAATCACAATGCTAATGAGCGTAACCGTCGCAAGAAAATCAACTATTTGTTCTCATCTCTTAGTTCATGTCTTCCTGGCTCTAATGAGACG AAGAAGCTAAGTATTCCTCAGACGGTTTCACGGAGTGTGCAGTACATACCGGAGCTGCAAGAGCAAGTGAAGAAACTAAAACAAAAGAAGGAAGACCTCTTGGTGCGAGTATTGGGTCAAAGAGAACGTCACGTTAAGCCGCAACCAAAGGTGGTTGCTAGTGATGTCTCCACCGTTTTTGCAACTATGCTTAGAGACAACGAAGTAATGGTCCAAATCTCGTCGTCCAAGATTCACAATTTTTCAATATATCATGTGCTTAGTGGATTAGAAGAAGATGGGTTTGTTCTCGTCGATGTTTCGTCTTCGAGTTCTCGGGGAGAACGACTCTTCTACACTTTGCATCTTCAAGTGGACAAGATTGATCATTACAAGCTAATTTGCGAAGAGTTAAGTCAAAGGGTTTTGTACCTGTATGAGAAATGTGGAAACTCgtttaaatga